A single genomic interval of Zingiber officinale cultivar Zhangliang chromosome 4A, Zo_v1.1, whole genome shotgun sequence harbors:
- the LOC121971602 gene encoding probable CCR4-associated factor 1 homolog 7 — MSLIVPRTETVQIREVWTQNLESEFSLIREIVDDFPYVAMDTEFPGIVCRPLGSFLSNSEFNYATLKANVDMLKLIQLGLTFSDDLGNLPTCGTDRGCIWQFNFREFDVQRDISASDSINLLRVSGIDFEKNVEEGVDAQRFAELLMSSGVVLNDSVHWVTFHSGYDFGYLLKILTCQNLPDTQVGFFKFIKIYFPTVYDIKHLMKFCNSLHGGLNKLAELLEVQRVGICHQAGSDSLLTSCAFRKLKESFFNGSTEKYAGVLYGLGVENGHMAH; from the coding sequence ATGTCGTTGATCGTGCCCAGGACCGAGACTGTTCAGATCCGCGAGGTCTGGACCCAAAACCTCGAGTCGGAGTTCTCTCTGATCCGCGAGATCGTCGACGACTTTCCCTACGTTGCCATGGACACTGAGTTCCCCGGCATCGTCTGCCGCCCGCTCGGGAGTTTCCTCTCCAACTCCGAATTCAATTATGCTACGCTTAAGGCCAACGTCGACATGCTTAAACTCATCCAGCTCGGCCTCACGTTCTCCGACGACCTCGGCAACCTCCCCACCTGTGGCACGGACCGTGGATGTATCTGGCAGTTCAATTTTCGCGAGTTTGATGTGCAGCGTGACATCTCTGCCTCTGATTCCATCAATCTCCTTCGCGTGAGCGGCATCGACTTCGAGAAGAATGTCGAGGAGGGCGTCGACGCTCAGAGGTTCGCCGAACTTCTTATGTCGTCTGGCGTCGTGCTGAATGACTCCGTGCACTGGGTAACCTTCCACAGCGGATACGACTTTGGATACCTCCTTAAGATTCTCACCTGCCAGAACCTCCCTGACACCCAGGTTGGATTCTTCAAGTTCATTAAGATCTACTTCCCAACCGTGTATGACATCAAGCACCTCATGAAATTCTGCAATAGCCTCCATGGTGGACTtaacaagcttgctgaattgcTCGAGGTCCAGAGGGTAGGAATATGCCACCAGGCTGGCTCAGACAGCTTGCTCACCTCCTGCGCCTTTAGAAAATTGAAGGAGTCTTTCTTTAATGGTTCCACTGAGAAATATGCAGGGGTATTGTATGGGCTAGGCGTTGAGAATGGACATATGGCTCATTGA